In a single window of the Niabella ginsenosidivorans genome:
- the rpiB gene encoding ribose 5-phosphate isomerase B has product MDTNFDIKKPVAIGADHAGFEYKQLLISFLEGKGLLFKDFGTHSTDSADYPDFAHPVAAAVESGDYAFGILLCGSANGVAITANKHRGVRAAICWEQEIAELARKHNDANILCIPARFVTEAVAEELVAIFIATEFEGGRHAARVAKISC; this is encoded by the coding sequence ATGGATACAAATTTTGATATTAAAAAGCCTGTTGCCATTGGCGCAGATCATGCCGGCTTTGAGTATAAGCAATTGCTCATCTCCTTTTTGGAAGGAAAAGGATTATTGTTTAAAGATTTTGGTACCCACTCAACAGATTCCGCGGATTACCCGGATTTTGCGCATCCCGTGGCGGCAGCTGTGGAAAGCGGCGATTATGCATTTGGCATCCTGCTTTGCGGCAGTGCCAACGGGGTTGCTATTACGGCTAATAAGCACCGGGGCGTAAGAGCTGCCATTTGCTGGGAGCAGGAAATTGCGGAGCTTGCCCGGAAACACAATGACGCCAATATTCTTTGTATACCTGCCCGGTTTGTTACCGAGGCAGTGGCAGAAGAATTGGTAGCCATCTTTATTGCCACTGAATTTGAAGGCGGCCGGCATGCTGCAAGGGTGGCTAAAATAAGCTGCTGA
- a CDS encoding hemolysin family protein, which produces MEWQLIMWIASLLFMIFFAGVEMAFFSVSRLSIELKRKQGSLTGRMLGKFVDAPAVFWGTTVIGYIVALTIFVLQTSEVLIPFWQKMGIDSRFWQIVLEIAFNTIVILLFVEFIPRAVFRANSSPLLSGLAFIINFFIWLFYPITAALFRLANWILKYVFNVRLDKNKSPFARNDLQFMFRDSRKTLREETSTHLLENAQELANIKIRQSMVPRKEIIAVEINDSVENLAKKFVETKRSRIIVYESNIDNILGFVHELDMFKRPGHIEDILIPIIAVPESMTAVGLINKFSKESKSIAWVVDEFGGTAGVITMEDILEELFGEIWDEYDTQLFVEKRIAEDEYIFSGRLELDYLERKYGFELENIEDSETLSGYIINFYETIPVQKERIIIGDFEFDILAVSDTRIEMVKMKKLK; this is translated from the coding sequence ATGGAATGGCAGCTCATAATGTGGATTGCATCCCTGTTATTCATGATCTTCTTTGCCGGGGTAGAGATGGCCTTTTTCAGCGTCAGCAGATTGAGCATAGAGCTGAAGCGGAAACAGGGCAGCTTAACAGGGCGTATGCTGGGCAAATTTGTTGATGCTCCTGCTGTTTTTTGGGGTACTACGGTGATCGGGTACATTGTAGCTCTCACCATTTTTGTGTTGCAGACCAGTGAAGTGCTGATCCCGTTCTGGCAAAAAATGGGCATTGACTCGCGTTTTTGGCAGATCGTGCTGGAGATCGCTTTTAACACCATTGTGATCCTGTTGTTTGTGGAATTCATTCCCCGGGCCGTTTTCAGGGCAAACAGCAGCCCATTGCTGAGCGGTCTTGCATTCATCATCAACTTTTTTATCTGGTTGTTCTACCCGATCACAGCGGCGCTGTTCCGGTTGGCAAACTGGATATTGAAATATGTATTCAATGTGCGCCTGGATAAAAATAAATCACCGTTTGCACGAAACGACCTGCAGTTCATGTTCCGTGATAGCCGGAAGACCCTCAGGGAAGAAACCAGCACCCATCTTTTGGAAAATGCGCAGGAACTGGCGAACATCAAGATCCGGCAGAGTATGGTGCCGCGTAAGGAGATCATCGCGGTAGAAATAAACGATTCGGTGGAAAATCTTGCAAAAAAATTTGTGGAAACCAAACGCAGCCGCATTATCGTTTATGAATCGAATATCGATAATATACTGGGTTTTGTGCACGAGCTGGATATGTTTAAACGGCCGGGCCATATAGAGGATATCCTGATCCCTATTATAGCGGTACCGGAAAGCATGACCGCCGTAGGGTTGATCAATAAATTCAGCAAAGAATCAAAAAGTATTGCCTGGGTGGTAGATGAATTTGGCGGAACCGCAGGTGTTATTACAATGGAGGATATACTGGAAGAGTTGTTTGGCGAGATATGGGACGAGTACGACACACAGTTGTTTGTTGAAAAGCGGATTGCAGAAGATGAATATATTTTCTCCGGACGGCTTGAGCTGGATTACCTCGAAAGAAAGTATGGCTTCGAGTTAGAGAATATTGAAGATTCTGAAACACTGTCGGGCTATATCATCAATTTTTATGAAACAATACCTGTACAAAAAGAACGGATCATTATTGGCGATTTTGAATTTGATATCCTTGCTGTTAGTGATACACGGATAGAGATGGTAAAAATGAAAAAATTAAAATAG
- the gmk gene encoding guanylate kinase: MQNILVFCRSMNVTVQPFFYAPVMQGSKGQHKIIILTAPSGAGKTSITRYLLSRIPQLSFSISAATRKAREGEVNGRDYYFISPEEFQKKIKNNEFVEWEMVYEGKYYGTLKSELDRLWKLHQYPLLDIDVKGAIHVQQQYPRESLSIFIEPPSVKELRRRLISRGSESEESLQTRLNKAEYELSFMNHFNKVVVNDDLEEACTEAEGIVKHFLGIKE; the protein is encoded by the coding sequence ATGCAGAATATTTTAGTATTTTGCAGGAGCATGAATGTAACCGTACAACCATTTTTTTATGCGCCGGTAATGCAGGGTTCAAAAGGGCAGCACAAGATCATTATTCTTACAGCGCCATCCGGCGCCGGCAAAACATCTATTACCCGGTACCTTCTCAGCAGGATCCCGCAGCTGTCATTTTCTATTTCGGCAGCTACAAGAAAGGCCCGGGAAGGAGAGGTGAATGGCAGGGATTATTATTTTATAAGCCCGGAAGAATTTCAGAAAAAGATCAAAAACAACGAGTTTGTAGAGTGGGAAATGGTGTATGAAGGAAAATATTATGGCACTTTAAAAAGTGAACTGGACCGTTTGTGGAAGCTGCATCAATATCCTCTGCTGGACATTGATGTAAAAGGAGCCATTCATGTGCAGCAGCAATATCCCAGGGAAAGTCTTTCTATCTTTATAGAACCGCCTTCTGTAAAAGAATTAAGAAGAAGGCTCATCTCCCGGGGAAGTGAAAGCGAGGAGTCTTTACAAACCCGGCTGAACAAGGCGGAATATGAATTGTCTTTTATGAACCACTTTAATAAAGTGGTGGTAAATGACGACCTGGAAGAAGCCTGTACGGAAGCAGAGGGCATTGTAAAGCATTTCCTGGGAATTAAGGAATAA
- a CDS encoding OsmC family protein: MKRFATANWQGTGKEGVGKTTTQSGVLKDTNYSYKTRFEEGNPGTNPEELIAAAHAGCFTMKLSFVLNEAGFTADNIDTKCTVTFENGAVTESHLEVTAKIPGISQQQFETAVKDAEANCPISKLLNTKITSEAKLVP; this comes from the coding sequence ATGAAACGTTTTGCAACAGCCAACTGGCAGGGAACCGGGAAGGAAGGTGTAGGTAAAACAACTACCCAATCCGGCGTATTAAAGGATACGAATTATTCTTATAAGACACGGTTTGAAGAAGGAAATCCCGGAACCAACCCGGAGGAACTGATCGCTGCCGCACATGCCGGCTGCTTTACCATGAAGCTGAGCTTTGTTTTGAACGAAGCCGGTTTTACAGCTGATAATATTGATACGAAATGCACGGTTACTTTTGAAAACGGGGCCGTTACAGAAAGCCACCTGGAAGTAACTGCAAAAATACCCGGCATTAGCCAGCAGCAATTTGAAACAGCCGTTAAAGATGCGGAAGCGAACTGCCCTATCAGTAAATTGCTGAATACGAAGATTACTTCGGAAGCGAAGCTGGTCCCATAA
- the infB gene encoding translation initiation factor IF-2: MAEKKLPRLLQAAKEFNIGQDTLIDFLVGKGFEKDELKPSTKLSEAMYTALQQGFQSDKAAKNISDQVELPKGLGGDGRRRRDEEEPVKKEEPVAPVAEPVKPEEPVAKKEEEPQVEAARPEPAPEPVAEKTQTPDEEVVAKVQVPDIEGPKIISKIDLSAIDSSTRPKRSAKKEQPSVEEKQPEKVEEPVAKKEEEPEPVKAPVKEEAAPPAVEETKQEEVQITNIQAEKIEGPKILGKINLPVDNDTRPKRDEKRKRKRIPIEKKEVKADTDRNKGNHAGQRQEGRSGGHGQHGGSHHGKGNFRDRHRPHREEKQIDEKEIQEKIRETQAKLSGGGGNKQKSMRAKARRDKRHEAAEAIEDESADKTLRVTEFISVSELANLMDVSFADVISKCMSLGIMVSINQRLDAEVIELVASEFGYDVSFIDMEQQMEMEEDEEEEDDEAALIPRSPIVTIMGHVDHGKTSLLDYIRNANVVAGEAGGITQHIGAYRVQVGNDKEITFLDTPGHEAFTAMRARGAKVTDIAVIVIAADDAVMPQTREAISHAQAAGVPMIFAINKIDKDGANPQKIYEQLSQMNILVEEWGGKYQSQELSAKQGLNVDKLLEKILLEAELLDLKANPDREATGTIIEATLDKGRGYVATLLVENGTLKAGDIIVSGQYYGRVKAMFNERNKRQDTAGPSAPAVVLGLNGAPQAGEKFKVYEEESEAKSIANRRSQILREQGMRTKKHITLDEIGRRLALGSFKELNVIIKGDVDGSVEALSDSLQKLSTEEILVNVIHKGVGQINESDIVLAEASDAIVIAFNVRPSQQALQLANNAGIEIKMYSIIYNAIEEVKSAMEGMLEPTVKEKIVGNVEIREVFKFDKAVVAGCYVLDGRIKRDNKIRLIRDGIVIYPTGENAVAELGSLKRFKDDVKEVLAGMECGLTVKNYNDIKTGDVVEAYELEEVKRTL, translated from the coding sequence CCAGGATACCCTTATTGACTTTCTGGTAGGCAAGGGATTTGAAAAAGACGAACTCAAACCTTCCACAAAGTTATCTGAGGCTATGTATACTGCGCTGCAACAGGGATTCCAAAGCGATAAAGCCGCGAAAAACATCAGTGACCAGGTAGAACTGCCTAAAGGGCTTGGCGGAGACGGCAGAAGGCGTCGTGATGAAGAAGAACCGGTCAAAAAAGAAGAACCGGTTGCTCCTGTGGCAGAACCGGTAAAACCCGAAGAGCCGGTTGCAAAAAAAGAAGAAGAGCCTCAGGTAGAAGCAGCCCGGCCGGAGCCGGCTCCTGAACCGGTAGCTGAAAAAACACAAACACCCGACGAAGAGGTAGTGGCAAAAGTACAGGTGCCGGACATTGAAGGCCCCAAGATCATCAGTAAGATCGATCTTTCAGCTATTGACTCATCTACCCGTCCCAAGCGGTCCGCTAAAAAAGAACAGCCTTCCGTTGAGGAGAAACAACCGGAAAAAGTGGAAGAGCCGGTTGCAAAAAAAGAAGAAGAGCCGGAACCAGTAAAAGCACCGGTAAAAGAAGAAGCGGCACCACCGGCCGTGGAAGAAACAAAACAGGAAGAAGTTCAGATCACCAATATACAGGCTGAAAAAATTGAAGGCCCCAAAATCCTGGGAAAAATTAACCTGCCGGTAGATAATGATACCCGCCCCAAACGGGATGAAAAAAGGAAGCGTAAACGGATTCCTATTGAAAAGAAGGAAGTAAAGGCCGATACGGATCGTAATAAAGGAAATCATGCCGGCCAGAGACAGGAGGGCCGGAGCGGTGGTCACGGCCAGCATGGTGGCAGCCATCACGGAAAGGGCAACTTCAGGGACCGGCACCGGCCGCACAGGGAAGAAAAACAGATCGACGAAAAAGAAATACAGGAAAAGATACGGGAAACCCAGGCCAAGCTGAGCGGTGGCGGCGGTAATAAGCAAAAAAGCATGCGTGCAAAGGCCCGCCGTGATAAACGGCACGAGGCGGCAGAAGCCATTGAGGATGAAAGCGCCGACAAAACATTACGCGTAACAGAGTTCATCAGTGTAAGCGAACTGGCCAACCTGATGGATGTAAGTTTTGCAGATGTGATCAGCAAGTGTATGAGCCTGGGTATAATGGTTTCCATTAACCAGCGCCTGGATGCAGAGGTAATAGAACTGGTGGCAAGTGAGTTTGGATATGATGTTTCTTTTATTGATATGGAACAGCAGATGGAAATGGAAGAAGACGAAGAGGAAGAAGATGATGAGGCAGCACTGATTCCGAGAAGCCCGATCGTTACGATCATGGGCCACGTAGACCATGGTAAAACCTCTTTGCTGGACTATATAAGAAATGCAAATGTTGTGGCGGGCGAAGCAGGCGGTATCACCCAGCATATCGGGGCATACCGTGTGCAGGTAGGCAATGATAAGGAAATTACGTTCCTGGATACTCCCGGGCACGAAGCGTTTACCGCAATGCGCGCCAGAGGTGCCAAGGTTACCGATATTGCAGTGATTGTGATAGCTGCTGATGATGCGGTAATGCCTCAGACAAGAGAAGCCATCAGCCACGCACAGGCGGCCGGCGTACCCATGATCTTTGCCATTAATAAAATTGATAAAGACGGTGCCAATCCCCAGAAAATATATGAACAGCTGTCGCAGATGAACATCCTGGTAGAAGAATGGGGGGGCAAATACCAAAGCCAGGAGCTAAGCGCCAAACAGGGACTGAATGTGGATAAGCTGCTGGAAAAAATATTGCTGGAAGCCGAATTACTGGATCTGAAGGCGAACCCCGACAGGGAAGCAACAGGTACCATTATTGAAGCTACCCTGGATAAAGGCCGTGGTTATGTAGCCACGCTGCTGGTAGAAAACGGTACCTTAAAAGCCGGCGACATTATAGTTAGCGGACAATATTATGGCAGGGTAAAAGCCATGTTCAATGAGCGCAACAAACGGCAGGACACCGCAGGGCCTTCTGCTCCTGCTGTAGTGCTGGGTCTGAATGGCGCTCCGCAGGCCGGCGAGAAGTTTAAAGTGTACGAAGAAGAGTCTGAAGCCAAAAGTATTGCCAATCGCCGTTCGCAGATCCTCCGTGAACAGGGCATGCGTACCAAGAAACACATCACGCTTGATGAAATCGGCCGCCGCCTGGCACTGGGCAGCTTTAAAGAGCTGAACGTGATCATTAAAGGCGACGTGGATGGTTCCGTAGAAGCGCTGAGCGACTCATTACAGAAGCTTTCTACTGAAGAGATCCTGGTGAACGTGATTCACAAAGGAGTAGGTCAGATCAATGAAAGTGATATTGTACTGGCAGAAGCCTCCGATGCCATTGTTATTGCCTTTAACGTACGCCCGTCCCAGCAGGCATTGCAACTGGCCAATAATGCAGGTATTGAAATAAAAATGTACTCCATCATCTACAATGCCATTGAAGAAGTGAAGAGTGCAATGGAAGGTATGCTGGAGCCGACAGTAAAAGAAAAGATCGTCGGTAACGTAGAGATCAGGGAGGTATTTAAATTTGACAAAGCCGTTGTGGCAGGATGTTATGTGCTGGATGGCCGTATCAAACGCGATAATAAAATACGCCTCATCCGCGATGGCATCGTCATTTACCCGACCGGTGAAAATGCAGTTGCGGAACTGGGCTCGCTGAAGCGCTTTAAAGATGATGTAAAAGAAGTGCTGGCCGGAATGGAATGTGGTTTGACCGTTAAGAACTACAACGACATAAAAACCGGTGATGTAGTAGAAGCATACGAACTGGAAGAAGTGAAGAGAACGCTGTAA
- a CDS encoding peptidylprolyl isomerase, translating to MNKGLFSVKSFLTAFCTLFALTVLAQGQAQKGVVDKIIGVVGDRIILQSDIQNAIADAMRSGEKLPSNAPCVIMEHAILQKILALQAERDSIPLTDEEVESQMDLRVRNWIMQFGSQAELEEVAGKTVYQLKDDQRPMIKEQMLSDRMRNKVVSDVHITPTEVKAYFEKIPKDSLPFLESELEVGQIVLLPPASKDVEDYIYNEMLGYKKQIESGATTFEALAKRVSEDPGSRERGGTYEVNRSDKSTWDPVFLSTAFRLKAGEISLPVKSNRFGYFLIQQVSRRGDAARIKMILRIPPVTENELSVAKKTLDSVRAEIENKKISFKDAAYKYSDDENVKNYGPYVLNRDGSTYVTIDALDKDMVNTIKDMKVGDLSKPVEFTNDQGKKGVRLVYLKSKTEPHRMNLVDDYAKIADLALEQKKAEVLDKWISKKIPTYYILVDKQATQECPELNKYETTDKGF from the coding sequence ATGAATAAAGGACTTTTTTCAGTAAAAAGCTTTTTAACTGCTTTCTGTACATTGTTTGCATTAACAGTGCTGGCACAGGGCCAGGCCCAAAAGGGTGTAGTGGATAAGATCATCGGCGTTGTCGGAGACCGGATTATTTTACAGTCAGACATACAGAATGCCATTGCAGATGCCATGCGCAGCGGGGAAAAATTGCCTTCAAATGCGCCCTGCGTGATCATGGAACATGCCATACTTCAGAAAATACTGGCATTGCAGGCAGAGAGGGATTCCATCCCTTTAACAGATGAGGAAGTGGAATCGCAGATGGACCTGAGGGTACGCAACTGGATCATGCAGTTCGGAAGCCAGGCGGAACTGGAAGAAGTTGCCGGAAAAACGGTGTACCAGCTAAAAGATGACCAACGCCCGATGATCAAAGAACAGATGCTGAGCGATCGTATGCGTAACAAAGTGGTAAGCGATGTGCATATTACACCTACGGAAGTAAAAGCCTATTTTGAGAAGATCCCAAAAGACAGCCTGCCGTTCCTGGAATCGGAACTGGAAGTAGGGCAGATCGTATTGCTGCCGCCCGCATCAAAAGATGTGGAAGATTATATTTACAATGAAATGCTGGGATATAAAAAGCAGATCGAATCCGGTGCCACTACTTTTGAAGCGCTTGCAAAAAGAGTTTCGGAAGATCCCGGAAGCCGTGAACGAGGTGGCACCTATGAAGTAAACCGTTCTGACAAGAGCACCTGGGACCCTGTATTTCTTTCAACGGCATTCCGTTTAAAAGCCGGGGAGATATCCTTGCCGGTAAAATCCAACCGCTTTGGCTATTTCCTGATTCAGCAGGTCAGCCGCCGTGGCGATGCGGCCAGGATCAAAATGATCCTGCGTATTCCTCCGGTAACGGAAAACGAGCTGTCTGTTGCCAAAAAAACACTGGACAGTGTCCGGGCGGAAATTGAGAATAAAAAAATAAGCTTTAAAGACGCTGCCTACAAATACAGTGATGATGAGAATGTAAAGAATTACGGCCCTTATGTTTTAAACAGGGACGGATCTACCTATGTTACCATTGATGCCCTGGATAAGGATATGGTCAATACTATTAAAGACATGAAAGTGGGCGATCTTTCCAAACCGGTTGAGTTTACAAATGACCAGGGCAAAAAAGGAGTACGGCTGGTTTACCTCAAATCAAAAACAGAGCCGCACCGTATGAACCTGGTAGATGATTATGCCAAAATTGCAGACCTGGCCCTGGAGCAAAAAAAAGCGGAAGTGCTTGACAAATGGATCTCCAAAAAGATCCCGACTTATTACATACTGGTAGATAAACAGGCCACCCAGGAATGCCCCGAGCTGAACAAGTATGAAACAACCGACAAAGGTTTTTAA
- the tatC gene encoding twin-arginine translocase subunit TatC, whose protein sequence is MALLDFLKKRGGDSDEEMSFIDHLEVLRWHLIRSIIAIVICAILIFIYINEIVDVIIMAPTKPNFIAAKWFCWLGQKLHIDSLCLNASDVHFQETAMTGQFISSFTIAFVGGFIVAFPYVFWELWKFVRPALSDKERRQTSGIIFWVAVLFFIGVLFGYFILTPFMVNFYFNYKLSSQIAIVPLFSDYLENLIYTTAGIGLLFQMPLLVLLLAKIGIVTAKFLRKYRRHAFVVIITAAAIITPSTDPFSLMIVTIPLYLLYEASISVAAKVQKADKEQAEEWS, encoded by the coding sequence ATGGCTTTACTGGATTTTTTAAAAAAGAGGGGTGGTGATAGTGATGAAGAGATGTCCTTTATTGATCACCTCGAAGTTTTGCGGTGGCATTTGATTCGTTCTATTATCGCAATTGTTATTTGTGCCATTTTAATCTTTATTTATATAAATGAGATCGTTGATGTTATCATAATGGCGCCTACCAAGCCCAATTTTATTGCAGCAAAGTGGTTCTGCTGGCTGGGGCAAAAACTGCATATCGACTCACTTTGTTTAAATGCCAGCGACGTTCATTTTCAGGAAACCGCAATGACGGGTCAGTTCATATCCTCCTTTACCATTGCGTTTGTAGGTGGGTTTATTGTTGCGTTTCCATATGTGTTCTGGGAACTATGGAAATTTGTACGGCCAGCCCTGTCGGATAAGGAAAGAAGGCAAACCAGTGGTATCATTTTTTGGGTGGCTGTTTTGTTTTTTATAGGGGTGCTTTTCGGTTATTTTATTTTGACCCCCTTTATGGTTAACTTTTATTTCAATTATAAACTAAGCTCCCAGATTGCGATCGTTCCGCTTTTTTCAGATTACCTTGAAAATCTGATTTATACAACCGCCGGTATCGGGTTGCTGTTCCAGATGCCGTTACTGGTGCTGCTGCTTGCAAAAATAGGTATTGTTACCGCTAAGTTTTTGCGTAAGTACAGGCGGCATGCTTTTGTAGTGATCATTACAGCCGCGGCAATTATCACACCTTCTACAGACCCCTTCAGTTTGATGATCGTAACCATCCCGCTTTATTTATTGTATGAGGCCAGTATTTCTGTAGCTGCCAAGGTGCAGAAGGCTGATAAGGAGCAAGCGGAAGAATGGAGTTAG
- a CDS encoding segregation and condensation protein A: MNNTTYQIKLSQFEGPFDLLLFFIERDELDIYNIPITKITNDFLAYIREQESLNIELSSEFILFVSTLMRIKAKMLIPRKEVDAQGNEIDPREELVNKILEYKRFKEASAQLAEMEALRMLMVKRGNIHKELVAIGEEAGEGTEIHTITLFKLMKAFEKAMQRYSDRVNRPVHTVVRYNYTMENSRAKVMEEAQRSKTLSFEKLFDYAETRVHAIFLFLSVLELVQQSFLKIMIGEGKNNFILEYVEPDEREDSRTTIESTFS; this comes from the coding sequence GTGAACAATACAACCTATCAGATAAAGCTTTCACAATTTGAAGGGCCTTTTGACCTGTTACTTTTCTTTATAGAACGGGACGAGCTGGACATTTATAATATCCCCATCACAAAGATCACTAATGATTTTCTGGCTTATATAAGGGAACAGGAATCGCTGAATATTGAATTATCCAGCGAGTTCATCCTCTTTGTCTCCACCCTGATGCGCATAAAAGCAAAAATGCTGATCCCCCGGAAAGAGGTGGATGCACAAGGCAATGAAATAGACCCCAGGGAGGAGCTGGTAAACAAGATCCTGGAATATAAACGCTTTAAGGAAGCGTCTGCCCAATTAGCAGAAATGGAAGCCCTGCGGATGCTGATGGTAAAACGGGGAAATATTCATAAAGAACTGGTAGCTATTGGAGAGGAAGCAGGGGAGGGTACGGAAATACACACGATCACCCTGTTTAAGCTGATGAAAGCATTTGAAAAGGCCATGCAGCGCTATTCCGACAGGGTGAACCGGCCCGTTCATACGGTAGTGCGCTACAACTATACGATGGAAAACAGCCGGGCAAAAGTGATGGAAGAAGCACAGCGATCCAAAACACTTTCTTTTGAAAAGCTGTTTGATTATGCAGAAACCCGCGTGCATGCCATCTTCTTATTTTTATCTGTATTAGAGCTGGTGCAGCAAAGTTTTTTAAAAATAATGATCGGTGAAGGCAAGAATAATTTTATTCTGGAATATGTAGAGCCGGATGAGCGGGAGGATTCCAGAACTACTATTGAATCTACATTCTCTTAA
- a CDS encoding M28 family peptidase, with translation MIKQSILIIAALIGTVACAQKRINPEVFAKTITPEDLKKHLSVIAGAEMEGRNTPSPGLEKAAGYIADHFKQLGLTPGNNGSFRQTFRLSKDSLAGLDLSINGDDFKDLDDIGPLFTNGESVDLQFDEYVFAGYGIVDNDRDDYSGIDAKGKLVVLFAGAPQGFTPSQQGRMASTSLMVKISNARKKGAAAILIAVEELPARVKSTVSYRPSWAEDNRPKEAPVFFVGKNVVEKSSGHSFDEVIAALDNGKATSELTKASVRISYQLQKGLATASNVLAVVEGTDKKDEYLFITAHYDHLGKDAAGTIYYGADDDGSGTVSVLEMAAAFARAKKAGKGPRRSVVFMTVSGEEKGLWGSEYYSGHPVYPLDKTTADLNIDMVGRTDTIHEKMADSVNYVYVIGDDKLSTDLTPITEAVNGKYTQLVLDRKYNDPNDPERIYYRSDHYNFARKGVPIIFYFDGIHRDYHRPTDTIDKINFSLMARRVQLVFYTAWEMANRDEMLKRDLTLPASAR, from the coding sequence ATGATTAAACAATCCATTCTTATCATAGCTGCCCTTATCGGCACAGTTGCCTGCGCACAAAAAAGAATCAATCCGGAAGTTTTTGCAAAAACAATTACCCCCGAAGATCTGAAAAAGCATTTATCTGTTATTGCAGGTGCAGAAATGGAAGGCCGCAATACACCCTCACCGGGATTAGAAAAAGCAGCCGGCTATATTGCAGACCATTTCAAACAACTGGGCCTTACCCCGGGTAATAATGGCAGCTTCCGGCAAACCTTCCGGTTGTCCAAAGACTCGCTGGCAGGGCTCGATTTGTCAATCAATGGTGATGATTTTAAGGATCTGGACGATATAGGTCCTTTATTTACCAACGGGGAAAGTGTTGACCTGCAGTTTGACGAATATGTTTTTGCCGGTTATGGAATTGTTGACAATGACCGGGATGATTATTCAGGCATTGATGCAAAAGGAAAGCTGGTTGTATTATTTGCCGGTGCTCCCCAGGGGTTTACACCCTCACAGCAAGGGCGGATGGCTTCCACCTCTTTAATGGTTAAAATAAGTAATGCCCGCAAAAAAGGCGCTGCTGCAATATTGATTGCCGTGGAGGAACTGCCTGCCCGTGTAAAAAGCACCGTTTCCTACAGGCCTTCATGGGCAGAAGATAACCGGCCCAAAGAAGCACCTGTTTTTTTTGTCGGAAAAAATGTTGTTGAAAAATCGAGCGGCCATTCCTTTGATGAAGTGATTGCGGCATTAGACAACGGCAAGGCTACATCAGAACTGACAAAAGCCTCCGTCAGGATCAGCTACCAGTTACAAAAAGGATTGGCTACGGCATCTAATGTGCTGGCTGTTGTGGAAGGAACTGATAAAAAGGATGAGTATCTTTTTATTACCGCGCACTATGATCATTTGGGTAAGGATGCAGCAGGAACAATCTATTACGGAGCGGATGATGATGGCTCCGGAACGGTAAGTGTGCTGGAAATGGCAGCAGCATTTGCCCGGGCAAAAAAAGCCGGTAAAGGCCCCAGAAGGTCGGTGGTATTTATGACGGTAAGTGGCGAGGAAAAAGGATTATGGGGGTCTGAATATTATTCCGGGCACCCTGTTTATCCTTTGGATAAAACAACGGCGGATCTGAATATTGATATGGTGGGCAGAACAGATACGATCCACGAGAAAATGGCAGATTCCGTAAACTATGTATATGTAATCGGGGATGATAAGCTGAGCACGGACCTTACGCCCATCACCGAAGCGGTCAACGGCAAATATACCCAGCTGGTATTGGATCGTAAATACAATGATCCCAACGATCCTGAGCGGATCTATTACCGTAGTGATCATTATAATTTTGCAAGGAAAGGAGTGCCGATTATTTTTTATTTTGATGGCATACACCGCGATTATCACCGCCCTACTGATACAATTGATAAGATCAATTTTTCACTGATGGCACGCCGCGTACAGCTGGTATTTTATACCGCCTGGGAAATGGCAAACCGGGATGAAATGCTGAAGCGTGATCTGACACTGCCGGCATCGGCCCGGTAA